The Diabrotica virgifera virgifera chromosome 10, PGI_DIABVI_V3a genome has a window encoding:
- the LOC114325369 gene encoding uncharacterized protein LOC114325369, with protein MTDDEIDQRMETREQRPARILRQSKVNILENVLMKSGKGTEQPQKKTEVEKDTSDAENKDAVLDLPEIKKITQGSLEEQTIETSTFYNKKVSSCLRKRKL; from the exons atgaccgatgatgaaattgatcaaagaatggaaactagggaacagagaccagcacgcattttgagacaaagcaaagtgaacattttagaaaacgtcttaatgaaatcg ggtaaaggcacagaacaaccccaaaaaaaaacggaagtcgagaaggatacttcagatgccgaaaacaag gatgcagttctggatttgccggagataaaaaaaattacacaaggctcattggaagagcaaacaattgaaacttcgacgttttataacaagaaggtctccagttgtctgcgaaaaaggaagttgtga